TTGAACACAGCAAACTGAACCAAAATGTGTCTAATGAAGCTTATAATCTGATCAGTGCAAGAGGCTGTTACAGTGACAAATCTCAGTGTGCACAGTTGTGATTGCTTCTTGGTGATAATCTAATCAAATCCCCTCAATTAGCGAGGGTTTATACCATCAAAAGGTTTAAACTTATTAGTAAAGACTCGATCTTGTGTGTTTGGAAAGGGGTCAGCTGCACAGATGCATAGCTGGAAATAAATATTCCAGCTGtgctcttgcaataatatttattatttgtatcatggtcactttgcTTGCAATattttcttacactatggtcatTGTACATTACAataggcaaggcaaggcaaggcaagtttatttgtatagcacaattcgtacacaaggcaattcatagtgctttacagaggcaaggaaaaacatttgacattaagacaagcaatagcaatagaaataaaaaattaaaaagagaagaaaatttaattaaaaacatcagaatgtcatttatatatactctttttatatatcatgccacttttatcctcagtacttggttgattgtttttcatgtttattgtgtaggttatagatatttctatctgtttattgtgttttctacttttttcaaattctgtagtgtatgctataccttcctctgctgctgtaacaagtacatttccccgtggtgggatgaataaagtatatatctaatctaatatttcCAGATTCTATATTCTATAtactatttatattatggtcactactctatAGCAATACTACTATTAtttcctttgcaatatttcttacactatggtcactttacactacaatactctttatatatcatgccactttttatcctcagtacttgtttgtttttgagggttgtttttttcgtggttattgtgtagttatagatacttctgtctgtttaatttctgtctgtttattgtgttttgttcttttgttttggcctcttctacttttgtttttctatcttgctgctgttacaagtaAATTCCCCCTGTGGtgagatgaataaagtatatctaatctaatatttcCAGATTCTATATTCTATATACTaattatattatggtcactactctatagcaataatactattatttatatcatggtcactttctttgcaaaattacttacactatggtcactttacattacaatactcttgtctgtttttgaagtttgtttttttcatggttattgtgtagttatagatacttctgtctgtttattgtgtttttgttcttttgttttggcctcttctacttttgtttttctatcttgctgctgttacaagtaAATTCcccccatggtgggatgaataaagtatatctaatctaatatttcCAGATTCTATATTCTATAtactatttatattatggtcactactctatagcaataatactattatttcctttgcaatatttcttacactatggtcactttacactacaatactctttatatatcatgctacttttatcctcagtacttgtttgtttttgaaggttgttttttcatggttattgtgtagttatagatacttctgtctgtttgttgtgtttttgttctttgttttggcctcttctacttttgtttttctatcttgctgctgtaacaagtaaatttctcctgtggtgggatgaataaagtatatctaatctaatatttcCAGATTCTATATTCTATATACTAATAGCaataatactattatttatatcatggtcactttctttgcaatctttcctcagtacttgtctgtttttgaaggtttattttttgtgtgcttattgtgtagttatagatacttctgtctgtttattgtgtttttgttcttttgttttggcctctttttctatcttgctgctgttacaagtaaattccccccgtggtgggatgaataaagtatatctaatctaatctaatctaatctaatgaagacacaaatccacaaaaatacacttttatacaatattttttaattgttgcaAAGTACATTCAGTGTTGTGAAGAAGCTGATCGTGGTATGCTGTGGCCATGGGGTGTAGTCAGTCAGCAGATATGAGTTATGTGCAAACATTCTGCATTTATTTCCTCGCACAGTTCAgcatgaatgtatgtgtgtatatatattatatataagaaCATGATGTCTGcgcacacaacactgacatgagCATGGgaggggctgctgctgctgctgcagaaacacactgatAGAATGAATGCAAAGAGCCAAAAGAACACTTCCTGTTGATGCAAAAATTGCAGCAGCAACTGTCTGACACATCTGGACGGACCGTGGAGCAGAGGGGGGGAGGCCTGGCTGCGGTGTGAGCGAACTACTGAGGGGAATGGACAACGATTTATGCTAATCTGGAAGAcggtgagtttgttttttgtgtttttgtttaactttgtgGTCGGACTCGGTCACTGTGACCGtgatgcgtttttttttttagtaacgGTGAAAGTAagaggaggtgggagagagaggaggtggaaataACTGCCCGTGACCGTACGTTAGCAACCTAGCCGCTACCTAGCTCCGAGCTAACTAGCCGCCGGGAGCCAACTGTCAGTTTGTTTCGACgtgatttaaacattttaactcACACGACACTGACACGCGTGTAGTGTACTAATTAGGTGAAGCCCtctattatgtgtgtgtaaaaaaacaaacaaataaaaacaattttttaaaCGATATAATTAAATTCAAAGCTAGGCTAGCTcaggctaggctaggctaggctaggctagcgCGGCTAGTTAGCCTGATAGCTCGCCCCCTGTTAGAGcctcaaacatgtttaatctgTGTGGAAGTTGCCGTGGTGacgatttaaataaaaataataaataataaaaaaaggtggaggcgacgacaacaacaaataaatcaggTGGATGTGACGGTTAAAAAGCTGAACGTTAGCCGTTACCGCAGGGTAGCGCCCCCCACCTTCCTCCCATCAGGAGCTAACGCTCAGCAAACGCTTTGACAGTAAAGTTTAATGCAAACATGACGACGTGTTTGGtgtcttggtgttttgttttaatgagtAACGTTAGCGCAGAGCTTGTTTTTAATAAGGCCTCAGAGCTGTAAACTCATTTAATGTGCTGTTATGACAGGGGGGGGGACAAAGGGCGAGTTTATTCCGACACCTGAGTTCAGCCAGGTCATCACAAAGACGGACTGCTGTCAtctgtccccctctctctctctcaaatgtCCCACTTTGCTGCAGGACAATTGCGTCTGAGACTAAGTAACTATAGTAGTACAGCCTAACTTAAGTCCAAGGCATGTCAGAACACAGTGCAGCCAATTAGGACTTTTGCATGAGCATGCATTATTATGCACTCTGCACTCATTCAACCCCTCACAGTCCTGTTTCTGTTTAGGATGAGCCGTAAAAAAAGCGATTGTGCAACTAAAAAGTATTGCAGATGTGAGCTGcgtctttttgctttttattactTCGTTACTCACAGCCACGATATCTGCTGTTAAACCAGGTAAAAGGTTAGTGTGAGTCAAACTGTTACTCAGGTATCTGCCTGTCTTGGAGAAGACATGGAGACATTTGCAGGATTTTGCTGCATGTCAGCAGCGGCGGTGAACTCTTTTTCTACCATTTGGCGGCAATAAAAACTCGTGTTTAAGGGCATTGCGTCAAATGTATCGCTGCCAACTGTAATTGCAACACTGCAGAGTGGCTCTAGGTGAAGAGACACTATGGGACAGGACGGGATGGGATCCTGGATAattaaaagcacacaaaaaagaaacaacaagatGTGCTAAATCGGTCAAGGTTAACGCAGACAAAAACACGCGATAAACCGCTGCCGACTTTCCACTGGATGTCTGGCGTGGAGCCGTCCTTGTGGATGCCTCCGTGTCACCAAGGACGATGTGATTAAGCGATCGTGGCGTATCGGAGCAAGTTTGAGAATGGACACGTTGTTGGGACGAGACTAAAGATATCTTTAAGACGCCGGGCTCGTGTTCGTCTGATCAGCATGTGAGCAGGCAGAAATGAAAGATGagcattttcatgttttccacTCATTTACTCCCAAGAACACACCCAACGCTCTGAGCTCCCTCTGTGCCTTAATACCTTTACTCCTCTCAGAGTCTCCTctatttttgtcttgtttttctttattatctgtttttaaattgcTCTCCCCCCTCCAACCTTTGCTTGTTAAGCAGTTCTGTTCTGGGCCCGGTCTGCCCAACAAGCTGTTTTTCAAAGTAGGTGAAATGCTGCTGATGTCGAGGAAAGCAGCACACGAAGCCGGCTTGCTGACTTTGATTTTTATTCTAatattgttctttctttttttgtgtgtgtgtgtgacatgctATCGTTAGAGTGACTTTCGGGTGACGTCGTCGAGCATCCTTTCTCACATGAAGCAGCTGTGTCAGTTTTATTAGCACGCAGAGAAGTCGAGCTGCAGATGGAATTTTTTTGAGCtgagtttaaacatttttcttcttcttcttttttttttttccttttcccacGTGAGCCGAGCATGTGACCCTCACCCAGCATGTTCATCTCAACTACTGAGCATGCATTCTTTGGCTTCCCTTCAACTTGGCTCCATTCGGCACATATGCTGTTTGGCAGCCTTCGCTGATAAGTTTTTAGCGTACGAGCAGTCGGTATTCGAAGGCCGGTGACGTGCGAGTGAAAATAATGCACACCTTTACGATGCATCTACACCTTTCCCACTCCCTCGCTCCCGCGTGTGTGTGCCAGGATGAGAGCATATGGTTTGTTGGACAGGTGTCTTGGCAAGCTTTGGCGAATGGAGAAAGTGTTTACGTTCCCAAAGTGCTGACAGGGATTCGATGCGCACAAGATCATGCTGAATTGCTACcaagagggagggaagggagaagGCAGATGGAGTGGGGGGAGGCCGGAGAACTGACACATACTAAAGGTTTTGCAACACGCgatatatatttgcatttataAACACAGTCGGTACAGTATAGTTTGAtttcacagctgcagctctcCAAATGTTGTGCTGAGGAGACAGCGCTCGTGTCTGTTAATATTTCACCAACCGGGTCAAGTCCGTATATTTTTATCTAAGCATTGTATGCCACTActacgctgctgctgctgctgctggagataTGTTGCAAGAAATGCCCTGGCTAATGCAGGGAGAGGTGGCTGCGCTCACCAGAAATAACCACAATTAAGCAGTTGCAAAGTAGTTTGCATGAGAGTCCTCGCTGGCGCTCGTCTGCTCGGCTCCATCGGAGGCCTCGCACACAGGCTTTGTGAGGGTTTTCCAGGAAAGCGTCGCTCACCTTCCAAGCAGAAccagattttcttctttctctgccaaATGTGGGATATACTGCACACCTTTATGGCTGCGTTCATACCACCGCCGCGCTGTGCCTCACCTCAGTTAGTGTGTGTAGGTACGTTGGTACATTGTGTTCAGTCGGTTACAGTCGTTACATCTGCCATCTGTTCTCTCGTTTTCCTGTTAGCACTAACTAATCAGATGTATAATCATTAATTACTAAATGAAGGATGAAATCTTCTGTTAAAGTGGTGTCAATCCCAAAGGATTAAAGTATATATTCAACCTCTTTATAATGCTGGTTGTTGTCATACACTGGCATATAACAGACGTTTAAATACAGCAGTGTAGGTCGAACCTGTTCAGCTCCAGGCGGGTTTATTCGTAACGAGCAGATTATTcagtgttgactgttgttgCACTTCTCCttctaatatttcctgtttggactTCATGAAACATTCACTTCAACTctgctgtcacattttagctcataactaATCACGGATGTGTGCTCGTgttgtgtgcatgagtgtgacAAAGTTGCAGGCTGATactgaaagaaaatattacatgtaaagcattttttttgcatattgttagcatgaattattaatttaattagaaaCATATATTTCAGAGATCCGTCCTCATGCCTCTGGAGGGACACGTATCACAGTGTGAGGATCAGTGCTATGCAGATCATGTTGGGGATCACTGGATTAAATATTGAGGTTACCAGTCGACacttgtgctttttgttttttgtcataaacGTTTCATAAGGTGCATGTCGTTATAATCGGGCTGCCTGTGAGTTTCCGCGTTGTTTCCCGACCCTCCTGAACACAATGGAGCCCGATCAGATTATCGAGGCCGAGGCCGAAGCCAATATCAACGTGTGGACAATCTGATACAGCAgcaatattcatttattttacacgCACCTGCGTTAacagatatttcacatttcacatttaaagcaaGATTTAAACAATACAGTTTATTATCAGACACTATAACATGTTATATAATGGAAGAAAGTTTACTGGCACAGTTTAAAAGGCGTGAAGTGTTTCCGTAACTTGATGATATCAGCAGTTTGATCAAACCTCTGACGGttgatacatttaaatatcttCATCCaagaaaaccaacaacaacagactgtaTTAAAGTTGCTCATGCAGCTGATAAAGTGTTTCCTGTGGTGCATTCAGTTTCCTTTATGTCAtgtacacacactatatgaagTACTCTCTCTCTAATGTTCATCTTAAACAGCCTCCtacagtctgacacacacagcacaattgtgttttgttaaatgGGGAAAGTGTTTCACAGCCTaatgtcttcctcctctctctctctctctccttctcccatCAGGCTGTCGGCAAACTGGAGAAACATATCCAAGAAATGGACGACGGCAGCTACATCGAGTTTGATGTGCCGGAGTTCAGTAACACTGTTCTTACCCAGCTCAATGAGCTGCGGCTGCAAGGGAAGCTATGTGACATCATTGTTCACATTCAGGGTCAGCCATTTCGCGCCCACAAGGCCGTGCTGGCAGCTAGCTCACCCTACTTTCGTGACCACTCAGCTCTCAGCACCATGAGCGGCCTTTCCATCTCGGTCATCAAAAGCCCCGAGGTGTTCGAGCAGCTCCTTGCGTTCTGCTACACCGGTCACATGTCCCTGCAGCTCAAGGATATTATCAGTTTCCTCACCGCTGCCAGCTTTCTGCAGATGCAGGCCATCATTGACAAGTGTACCCAAATCCTTGAGAGTATCCACTCCAAGATCAGTATCCCAGTCACTGTCTGCAGCCCAGATAAGGACGACTTGCAGGGAAGCCACAACGGGGTCAACGACAGCAACCTCTTTGTAAACCCTACCCAGATCTCCCCCCCTTACTACTCCCGGCAGAGTCAGGCAGGACACGAGGCGCGCTTCGAGCTGGTGGGAAAAGGCCTGGGCCGAGTGCGACAGCAGCAAGAGGAAGGCCAGTCGGACCGAGGCAGTAGTGATAGTGTGTCCGAGCATGACGCTCCCATTGAGGGAGAAACGGAGCAAGTGGAACTGATTGGCAAAGATGGGCAAGTAACGGACGTGCATGTGAAGATAGAGAAGATCGACAGGCCCACCTACTCAGATAGTTCCTCAGCTGGCGATGACGGCTACCACACGGAGCTGGTAGATGGAGAACAGGTATTGGCTGTCAGCGTGGGTTCTTACGGTCCTGTCATCCAGTCAACTACCTATTCTTACTCAGGGCTGTCCTCCCCATGCTTCGTCAACCTTAGCAACTCCAGTCCTTCCCGCTCCATACTCAGTGGCTACAGAGGTGGGCGAGCCAGGGCGAAGCGCCCCCTGGCCATCCCAGCAGGGGCGCTGAGTCACGTCAAACCAGGCCCGGAGGACGGCGAGACACCCGGGGGCCCCGCGGGGTTGGAGAACGACGTGCGAGAGCGCAGCCTGCGGAGCCAGTGGTACCCCTACAATGAGAGACTCATTTGCATCTACTGTGGAAAGACCTTCAATCAGAAAGGGAGCCTGGACCGCCACATGCGCCTGCACATGGGAATCACTCCATTCGTATGTAAATTCTGCGGCAAGAAGTACACACGAAAAGACCAGCTGGAGTACCACATCCGTGGCCACACGGACAACAAGCCCTTCCAC
This genomic stretch from Larimichthys crocea isolate SSNF chromosome III, L_crocea_2.0, whole genome shotgun sequence harbors:
- the zbtb34 gene encoding zinc finger and BTB domain-containing protein 34 — encoded protein: MLIWKTAVGKLEKHIQEMDDGSYIEFDVPEFSNTVLTQLNELRLQGKLCDIIVHIQGQPFRAHKAVLAASSPYFRDHSALSTMSGLSISVIKSPEVFEQLLAFCYTGHMSLQLKDIISFLTAASFLQMQAIIDKCTQILESIHSKISIPVTVCSPDKDDLQGSHNGVNDSNLFVNPTQISPPYYSRQSQAGHEARFELVGKGLGRVRQQQEEGQSDRGSSDSVSEHDAPIEGETEQVELIGKDGQVTDVHVKIEKIDRPTYSDSSSAGDDGYHTELVDGEQVLAVSVGSYGPVIQSTTYSYSGLSSPCFVNLSNSSPSRSILSGYRGGRARAKRPLAIPAGALSHVKPGPEDGETPGGPAGLENDVRERSLRSQWYPYNERLICIYCGKTFNQKGSLDRHMRLHMGITPFVCKFCGKKYTRKDQLEYHIRGHTDNKPFHCQICGKCFPFQGTLNQHLRKKHMGASEGSNHVDSPERTEGSSGQKDQEDTSEGMAFEAQYAEEAPANDMEESSKCSPEEAQASRCDF